The segment CGCTCGGCCAGCGGCGGTGCAGCCAAAGCCAATCCCCGGGCTTCTCGCGGATCCAGGCCTCCAGCCTGTCGTTGAGGGCCTGAGTCATGGCGACGGTCGCGTCAACCCGATCCAGTCCCTCCGGTACCGGGATTGGCGCGTCTATGGTCAAACGGAAGCGGACACCCTGCTGACGCTCCAACTTCGCGGGGAACAGCGGGCAGCCGGTCCGCAGCGCCAGTTGGGCCGGCCCCGCCGGTGTCATGGCCGGTAGACCGAAGAACTCGGCATCGATCCCCTCGCTCATCCGCTGATCCGCCAGGATCGCCAGCATCTTGCCGGCCTTCAGGGCCGCCACGGCCGCGCGCGCGCCCTCCCGTCCCTTCGGAACGCGCGCGCCGCCAGTGACCGAGCGCCAGGCCTCCAGCCGGTCGCGGACAAGCGGGTTGTTGGGGTGACGCACGACCGTCACGACGTCGAGACCGGCTATGCCGGCCGCCAGATGCATCACCTCCCAGTTCGCGAAGTGCGCCGAGGCGACGATCATGGCCCGGCCGGTGGCGCGGTGCGCGTCGAAGGCGGGATGCAAGTCCAGCACCACGCGTTGGCTGGCTTCGTCGACGATCTCCTTCAGGTGGGGATACTCGCCGGCCGTCCGACCGAGGTTCTCCCACATTTCCGCCAGCACGCGGTTCCGGTCGTCTGCGCTCAGGTTCGGCAGGGCCAGCTCGAGATTCGTCCGTCCCACTCGCTGGACCGGTAGCCCGGGCCCGAACCTCCGCAGCAGCCAGCCGCCGAGCGCCGAAGCCCGGTCGAGCGGAAGCGCTGCGAAGAGGGACATGATGCAGCGGAGGCCGATCACTTCGAGACGCCACCGCAGTTTCTTAGCGAAGCTGACGGGCTTAGCCATCTGCCGATGCTCCGGCCTTGCCGCGCAAGCCGCCGAATAGCTCATCCAGGAGCCCGTCGAGCGCGGTAGGCCGTGCGAAGACCAGCTCGACCGGCAGGACCTCGATTGCGGCAGAGAGCGCCTGCGGGAGGCGCAGGGCGTCCTTTTCCGTGGTGATCAGACTGGCGCCGGCCCTTTCGGCCTTGGCCACGAGAGGTGCGAGATCGCCTGATGTGTAAGGGTGATGATCGGCGAACTCGGCGGTGCCGATCAGGTCCGCTTCCAGGTCCTGCAGTGTTTCGAAGAACTTCGCCGGCCGGCCGATCCCGGCGAAGGCGATCAGGCGGCGGCCCTTGAGGCCGCCGCCGCCGTGGGCCTGCAGGCTGGCCCGCAGGACCGGCTTGCCGGCCGCGCGCCGCGCGGTATCCTGGCGGTCACGCCCGACCAGGACGAGCGCGTCGGCTCGGGCCAGGCCACGCGCGACCGGTTCGCGCAAGGGGCCGGCGGGGATCAGCCGCCCGTTGCCGAAGCCGCTGGCGCCGTCCACAACCAGAAGCGATAGGTCCTTCGCCAAGCTCGGATTCTGGAAGCCGTCGTCCATGACGATCACGTCGGCATGATCGGCTGCCGCCCTGGCGCCGGCGGCGCGGTCGCGTGCGACCCAGGTCGGCGCTGCGCGGGCCAGCAGCAGGGCTTCGTCGCCGACGGTGCCGGTGTTGTGCACGCCGGGATCGACCTGAATCGGTCCGGTGAGCCGACCGCCGTAGCCGCGCAGCAAGGCCGCCGGGCGCAGTCCTCGCGCGCGCAGTTTTGCTAGAACGGCCAGCACCGTCGGCGTCTTGCCGGCGCCGCCCGCCACGAGATTGCCGATGCAGATGACGGGCACGCCGACGCGTTTAGGGGCGGCCAGTCGCTGGCGCAGCCAACCGCCGGCAGCATAGAGGTCGCCCAGCGGCATCAGGATATCGGAAAGCAGGTTCGCTCCCTGCCAGAACGCCGGCGCGCGCATGCCGCTTTCAGGCCGATTTACGGGCGCCCGGCGACCCGACAATCGGCCCGGACAGTTTGGCGGCTCGCTTCAACTCGTGCGGTGCGGGTTGAACCGCGGCGGGCTCCACCTTGGGCCGTCCGACCCGCCGGTCCGCTTCGGCGGTCAGGCCGTTGAGCTGCGCTTCCAGTTGCAGGCGGGCATCCTCTAGGGCGGCTTGGTCCGCGTCGGCGGGGACCGAGATCGGGGTGCCCCAAAGCAGCAGGCCCCGACCGAAGGGGAGTACCAGGCAGAAGCGGTCCCAGGTCCCGAGCAGCCGGGTCCGGCTGGCGGCCCCGCTGATCGGCAGGATTGGGACGCCGGCGCGGCGTGCTGCCGAGATGGCGCCGGCCTTGGCCCGCATGCGCGGGCCTTTCGGTCCGTCCGGAGTGATGCCGACGGCCGAGCCGTTCCGCAGTCTCCGGCCCATCTCTCGCAGGGCCGTCAGCCCACCCCGGCGACTCGAGCCGGAAATCGTCGAGAAGCCGAGATGCTGCATGCCCCTGGCGATCAATTGACCGTCGGCATGTTCGGAAATCAGCATGTGGAAGTCCCGAGGCCGCCCTGGCCAGGCCGCGCGCATCATGATCATCCGGCCGTGCCAGAAAGCGGCGATGAAGGGGCCTTCCGCCTCCAGCAGGGCTTGGGTCTCTTCCGGAACCTCCTGTCGCCAGCGGGTCGTGCGGTGAACCAGTTTCAAGTAGAAGCCGGCCGTGCGCGCTGCCAGACGCCGGGTCATCGACCATTTGCCCACGCGTTTCAGCCAGCTCATTCCGCCACCGCCTGCGAGATATCTCCCGCGCGCTCCGGGGTCAGGCTGTCGGAATCGGTTTCCGCGAACTGCAGATGGTAGAGCTTGGCATAGGCGCCTTCCGCGGCCAGCAGCTCCGCATGGGTGCCACGCTCCACCACGCGACCGGCCTCGAGGACATAGATGACGTCTGCGTCGATCACCGTCGAGAGGCGGTGCGCGATCACGATGGTCGTGCGTCCCGTCATCAATTCGCTGAGTGCCTGCTGAACGTGGCGCTCGCTCTCGGTGTCGAGCGCGCTGGTGGCTTCGTCGAGCAGCAGGATCGGCGCGTTCTTCAGCATCGCGCGGGCGATCGCGATGCGTTGACGCTGACCGCCGGACAGTTTGACGCCACGCGGTCCGACCTGGGTGTCGTAGCCTTGCGGCAGCGCCAGGATGAAATCGTGCGCGCCGGCGTGACGGGCCGCCCGTTCGACCTCCTGGGGGTCCGGTGTTTCTTGACCGTAGGCGATGTTGGCCCGGACACTGTCGTCGAAGAGCATGATATCCTGGCTGACCAAAGCGACCTGCCGGCGCAGACTGCCGAGATCGACGTTGCGCAGATCCTGCCCGTCGATCGTGACGCGGCCAGAGGTCGGATCGTAGAAACGCGGAATCAGGTTCAGCACCGAAGTCTTGCCCGAGCCTGAGGGGCCGACCAGCGCCACCGTCCGGCCGGCAGGGGCTTCCAGGCTGACGGCTTGCAGGGCGCTGCCGCCGCCGCTGCCGGCATAACTGAAGTCGACGTCTTCCAGCCGGACTTCGCCCTCCGTGACCTGCAGGACGGGCGCCGCCGGGATGCTGACCACCTCCGGCTGGCGGTCCATCAGATCGAAGATGCGCGCCGCTGCCGCCAGACCTTCCTG is part of the Algihabitans albus genome and harbors:
- a CDS encoding lysophospholipid acyltransferase family protein, with protein sequence MAKPVSFAKKLRWRLEVIGLRCIMSLFAALPLDRASALGGWLLRRFGPGLPVQRVGRTNLELALPNLSADDRNRVLAEMWENLGRTAGEYPHLKEIVDEASQRVVLDLHPAFDAHRATGRAMIVASAHFANWEVMHLAAGIAGLDVVTVVRHPNNPLVRDRLEAWRSVTGGARVPKGREGARAAVAALKAGKMLAILADQRMSEGIDAEFFGLPAMTPAGPAQLALRTGCPLFPAKLERQQGVRFRLTIDAPIPVPEGLDRVDATVAMTQALNDRLEAWIREKPGDWLWLHRRWPSAFYEKL
- the lpxK gene encoding tetraacyldisaccharide 4'-kinase; the protein is MRAPAFWQGANLLSDILMPLGDLYAAGGWLRQRLAAPKRVGVPVICIGNLVAGGAGKTPTVLAVLAKLRARGLRPAALLRGYGGRLTGPIQVDPGVHNTGTVGDEALLLARAAPTWVARDRAAGARAAADHADVIVMDDGFQNPSLAKDLSLLVVDGASGFGNGRLIPAGPLREPVARGLARADALVLVGRDRQDTARRAAGKPVLRASLQAHGGGGLKGRRLIAFAGIGRPAKFFETLQDLEADLIGTAEFADHHPYTSGDLAPLVAKAERAGASLITTEKDALRLPQALSAAIEVLPVELVFARPTALDGLLDELFGGLRGKAGASADG
- a CDS encoding lysophospholipid acyltransferase family protein is translated as MSWLKRVGKWSMTRRLAARTAGFYLKLVHRTTRWRQEVPEETQALLEAEGPFIAAFWHGRMIMMRAAWPGRPRDFHMLISEHADGQLIARGMQHLGFSTISGSSRRGGLTALREMGRRLRNGSAVGITPDGPKGPRMRAKAGAISAARRAGVPILPISGAASRTRLLGTWDRFCLVLPFGRGLLLWGTPISVPADADQAALEDARLQLEAQLNGLTAEADRRVGRPKVEPAAVQPAPHELKRAAKLSGPIVGSPGARKSA